AATCGCATGGAGAAGCCTCTGTTGAACTCCACCTTTGGTTGTGAATGCTTAAAATCAAGTGGAAATGTTGCAGTTCTGAAAACTTTTGAATGACAATGGCTCAAACAATGGAAATCTGAAATACAATGAgatcaaaatatttcttctctgattaTTTGATGACATATATACATCAAGTTTTccatgttgtttttcttttttgccttactttcctttttaagggGAGAATTTCATAAAGATCCTACCTTAGGCTATTTTCCTGGAATGTAACCAAACAGGGATTTTCAATTTGAACCACTAGGGGACAGAATAACATCAGTCACTAGAATGGTTTACTCCGTGTgtcaacaagaagaaataaagtaacTTTGGGTATCAACATACCTTAGTgcatctagttaattaacatagcACCATGTTATGTTCATCCTTAATGAACACagataaagcttttttttttttcttaaccagcacccaggcattccaatatACTTCTTAGCAAAGAGACACCAGAGGACAATTGTCCTTATTTCCTTAACTTTtcagcaatttatttatttatttatttatttatttatttatttatttattattttttaaagattttatttattcattcatgaaaaacagagagagagagagggaggcggagacacaggtagagggagcagcaggctccatgcagggagccgacgtggggctcgatcccaggtctctaggattacgccctaggctgaaggcagcgctaaaccgctgagccacctgggctgcccactgagctacctgggctgcccttcagCAAATTTTTTAGTGGAAAGAGAGCCCCTCCTGATTTCACCCTGACATTCTCCCAAGCCAGCAGCTGTATTCTTTTGCTTTCATAGAGCTTATTCCTTGGAAAATCCTCTTATTTTCCAGTATTAGTGTCTCACTGCTTAGGAGGGGgacctcttctttctcctctcctgcccctaaTACATCTCCAGCTGACCACCTGCTGATGAAGCCCAGTGAGGAGTTTCTCCAACTGGGGGTCATCCCAAACAACATGAGATCCTCTGTATTGTAAGGCTGAAAACCTGCTGGTGCTTCAGAGAGAGGGTACAAGCCTTACAACGGCTTGGTATTTTGTCAGTGACTAGCTATCTTCCAACAGCTTCTGAGGGAAAGTTCCTTCTATTTTCTGGGCATAACAGAAACAACATTTTCATTCAGTACAGAAGTTTTAAGGTGTCCTTCTTACCCAGATCCTACCCTTGAGTCTGAACCCAGCCGAGGAAGCAAGGGGGCTGGAGCAGAGTTGGGATTCAGGTAAGGGTgtatttatttactgaaaaaCGTGTTTTTCACACTCACAAGGTATGAGTTTCACAGTTTATTGAATGTATATCCAAGATTTGACTCATCATCTGAATTGtctaaacatatttatataatgtattatattttacattttttcgtAAGTAATGAAGATACCTAATTTGATACCTTTGGATTCATACCAGTGTAGGCTTATGTCAGGGACTTTAGAGTGGGTTAACAGGGGTCTTAGAGTGGGCTCACATTTATATAAGATCGCAACAAACATTCTAAGAAGAACCTATCCTGAGGAAAAATAGTTATGTCCACAACCAGGTCAAATTACCCAGCTTGGGAGTAGAAAGCCAATTCTGATAAATCCATTGTGGTGACACCAGGATCACTCTTGGCCCAACTCATAATGCTGTATCTAAATGctatgagagggatccctgggtggcgcagcggtttggcgcctgcctttggctcagggcgcgatcctggagacccgggatcaaatcctacgttgggctcctggtgcatggagcctgcttctccctctgcctgtgtctctgcctctctctctctctctctgtgactatcataaataaataaaaattaaaaaaaaaggctcatgtccccatttaaaaaaaatgctatgagAAAGAAGGGTAGTtagtgggggttttttttgttttgttttgtttatttttaatatgtcagGCATTAGATGCATGTAACAATCTAAGATGCTTTAGGGAAGAAATCTTTCCTCTGGAACAGTGCACTCTACCCCATGTGTGTATAGTGCCATGTGTGGGTTTTGATGTGTAAGGCCTTAGGTATGGGCCCAAGTGCTCCCAGGAACTTTTTGCCTAAAACTTAGAGATGAATCTTCTGGTGAAATCTCTAATATCCTTTCTGCACAGGACCTTTGTTTGAGTGTCTTCTGAGACTATTTCCCCATATAGGGTTACAGCTGAAACCTGAAATGTCCAAACACCTCTCTTTACCTTTCTAATTTCAACACATAGTAGAAATCCACTTAGTCAGAGGTATTTTgaggacatttttatttcagctccTGAACCCTATGCCACCCACAGAGAGTGTatcctctttttcctctctctccagtGGGCACAAATAGATCCTTCAAGGTATTTCTCATGTAATCCCATAATTTGCTCTGGAAATACACTTATTTTCTTCCCAGTTTCATTGAacctctttctcttccactcaAACCTTCCTCCCAAGGAGTGACAATAGATTAGGAGCTGTTACTAAAATAAGTCCACTATATTGAATATGCCAGCTAAGAAATCAATTTTGATGCTCTCAAATTAATTCAATTTcgataaaaagtatttttattcacAGTGATAACCACTTTGTTCATCTGACAAGAACCCACATGAACTTatgttatttggaaataattaagTTTTCTCCCAGGGAAATACCTTATTAATTGTAAGGCTTATATTGAAGCTTGGAATAAGTTTCATGACAACAATATGCACTTAGATCTCTTACGTAGAAAAAGTCACGTGATTTATGGGTCAAGAGTAACCCTGTTCTTTGTTTTGCTTGAACCTTGCTTCACCCTTCCCAAGAGGTACACATCTCTACTGTTAGTGATTAAAACTTGCTGTATGGATTTCCATACTTCTAAGAAGATGGATTATTCTTGCATTGAAGGTAAAACCATGGGACCATTTTTATGTTATGATCACATACCTGCATCGTTGCAATGTGACTCTGGTTTCTTGTCTCTAGATACTGCATGGTGGCTATCTTCTGCTTACCCATAGTGTTTCAAGCACACAAGCCAAAAAACCAAGGGAAAATAGTCATCAAGTCTCTACTAATAGCAGGTGGAAAAACTAATTCAGCAGTCACCCACTTTGGACAATCATAAGACAAGTGGTGTTTGAACAGAAAAATGGGAGGACTATTCTACTTTATACAACTATTAAAGTGAGCCATATACACTATTTACAtgtattgttttgcatttttctactatatttttttaactcaaccaaaaatagaaaatattgtgGTTGGTGTCAGTGGTTTGTATATTAATTGGCAATTGGAAGCATGACTAACCATCAGCAGCAGACAAGGACCAAATGCCTATGAAAAGTGGGTTCAGGAAAGGATTTTCTCAGATAAGCAGAATAATTAGTTAAAAAACAGGCTCCCACCAACACTTCTGCCCTACATATTATGTCCTTGTCTTATTGCACACTTACCATACAGGGATAAAAACCAGCCTTTcattagagaaagaaagataacttTATTTCTTACTGCAAGAAATAGCTTATCCAAATTGTCCATCCTGGAAAAgtagagaaactgaaaaacaaaaatgagaatttaacTTCATAACCAAGACTTCCTCATCCCTGGCTAGAGTGTTTTCTCACATGTATAATGTGGACCATGACAATAtgtcattcatatatattttctttctgtttatgttccattttaaatttctttattcattcaatatttaaattGTACCTTTATGTGTTCAAGAATGTACTTGAATGTACGAGGCAAGGAGGTAAGAAGCCATTTTCCTACCCTGAAGTAGGGCATACTCTGGTTGAAGGAGAATTAATCCATCATAGTACAGTGGGTTTACGATGTGATAGGAATTGTGCTCTGGAGGGGCAAACAGATTTAGACAAATCACACTCTGAGGGTTTTCTGTGAAGTGAGAAATTTTAAGGAGTTATAAATAGCAAGAATAAGATATTAACCCATATTAGGAATACATACCTGGCCAAGGCAATATGTGAGTTGGGTTTTCTATGGCCCCAAACAGAATGTTGGTAGGTTATGCTTTTAGAAGTCAGGTGCTGCAAAAGCAGACTCTGAGACAAAAATTGCCATGCAAGGAATTTATTAAGGAGGGCTATGGGTTCAACACATGTGAGAAGAGAAGGCAGGaggtggaagagaggaaaagCTGAGCTGTGGGCCAGTCACAATGTGGCTTTCGTCAAAACCAGGGTGGAGGAGGCTCTGAAGCTGCAATGACCCTTGAGAGGTGGAGTGAGGGGTCTGAGCCTTTAATCCCCCACATCCAATCATTGGATACAGGGGAGAAAACTTGGGCTAAATGCCTCATTTCTGCCAAAGGCAATTCCAAGAATGACCCTCAAATCTCTGTATTTACCAAACATCTTTACTTCTCAATGGAAGTGATTACTGAACCAGTTTGCCATCTTTTACCTTGGAATCCTCTTTCAGAGATTTGATTTCCTTTGGGTTCACATCATATTATTCACCCAGTCAGGTATTGTTATGGTTGTAGGTTTGACTTCACACAATCACAGGCATGAGGAATGGAAACCCTTCCAGACAAAAATTTAGTTTGTATCACTTTTCTGAGAAGGCAATTACTGTCATGGGGTGTACTGGGATATTACAGTCTCTATATCCAGCTTCTTTAAGAAGGAGAAAGACCATCAATTCTGCTGCTGTGGAAATGCagtgatagaaaagaaaaaaatgatccttACCAGCCATCTCTCAGCTAGGACTCTATTGTGGGAAAATATGAGATCAGTAACCTCAAGGAGACTAGGCCTTTATCTGTCTACCAAGGCTATCAAGAAATAGAGGCATGCTTTGTAATATGGAGTCCTAgaaaattgttagaaatgcaaacacTTAGGCCCCATTACAGACTTTTTGGATCAGAAACATTGGGGGTGAAGCCATgtcatctgtgttttaacaagccttccagatgattctgatacaTACTGGAGGTGGGGCTTAATTTATTGCAGATGATAAGTATCCTAAAACAATCTCTACAAGGAGCcatatttattgttctttttttaaatttcaaaaataaaataatttaattttttcctgattttaaaatgaattcatattcatggaagaaatacttaaaatttaaaaagagaatgaaaattctGTCACTCAGATTAGCACCACTGTGAACATTTTAGTGCatttcttttcaaacattttacatacattttttaaaaagattttatctatttatttgagagagagagaagagagcacaagaaagagggagaagcagactctctgctaagcagggagcccaatatgggactggatcccaggaccctgggatcatgacctgagccgaaagcagacacttaactcactgcaccacccaggcacccccgtgcctttttatttatagaaaatatgatGATACTATACTTGTTATTTTGTAACCTGCTTTTTGATTTAATAATCTATTTAGCTCAATACATGTAGACATAACAAGGATAACTCAGATGACCCAGCCTGTGAGTACGAATTGTTTTACCTTTACTCTGAGCCCACCTATGCACTACTAGCAGGACATCTCTTtaaagtatttatctttctcaataGCTCCAAGCTTAGAACTCtggttttaaagttttaagagggaatatatatttaacatcaagcaatttttattttgtattaggCAGTGAAAACAGTTATACAAGCAGGAGGTCAACTTAATAAAGCTAAATGCTTGGGGAAacattaacatataaaatatcgATTTAACTTCTAAATATGAGTACGTATTATTGGCTATGAATTTCTACATCGCACCTCCTCCATTCTGTTCCCCTCAATTCTCAGGAAAGAAATGTTCAGGGGgagaaaatgttctttctttaatTCAAGGCTGCAGACAGTGTGTGAACATGAATAAAGAAAGCCAGAGCAAATTATCATTCttgttaccattattattttGCAGAAATACCGCACAGTGTCGTTCAGGTTTGTGAGGTCTAGAAGGATTTTGAGTCAAGCAGATTTGGTTGAGAATCTTTGTTCTGGCATTTGCTGGCTCCATGGCTTGCTACAttactttgggcaagttacttctcCTTTAAAGTCTTGTTATTCTAGCCtgagaaaagaatataataagaGAAATTAGTTTGCTAGGTTAATTTGGGAATTGAATAATGTGTTCAATGAAGGATTTTGTTCTGAAAACTTCCTggtttaaagaaaacaaaaattctaccGATCATGTGAAGCAAATGACCTTTATTTGCAGTCAAGTGTGGTaaatccctctcctctctccacttCCCTTAAACAGGTCAACACTTGGGCTGAAATGTGACAAAGATTTTCCCTtgacttcccagcctctgcttACCTGTCCTTTCCTCTCTGGCAGCTGACCCTGAGCCTATTCTGCTCATCCTCCTCCCTTCCATGCCAAATTTGAAAGTATGGACCAACAGCTAATACATTTACCAACACTAATTAAACTGGGATGAGATGTTTTGTTCTTCGAAGTTTCCACATTCAGTGATAAATTTTCTCCTGAATTATGCAATGAATCTAAAACAGAACATGATGTAAAGTAGTAGAACTAGCTCGAGACTTTTGGGCTGTGGCTCTGCTTCTTACATTGGGCAAAAGTCACTGTGACTATGGGAAAGCCACCAAACCTCAGGGGACATCAGTTTCTCTGGCCCCATGTTTGTTCCACAAGGATTTCTGAGAGTTCCTGGCTGAAAGAGCTGGAATCCCTTCATCACCAGCAACTCTGACAGAGTGGTTGGTTAGCATAGGGGCCCTCCTGTCCAGCCTTcttcctgcccgccccccacccccaccccagcattcCCTTCCCTACCGAGGGAAGGCTGGTGCAGTCTGGTTTCTTCTAATCTTCATTTAGCACTTCAggcatctttctctctttctttctttctttctttctttctttctttctttctttctttctttctttcaagattttacttatttatttggaggagagagagagagagaacaagagagagggagagagaaatgagccgggtgggggcatggggggaagcagactccctgccaagtaaGGAGACCTATGCAGCCCTGCTCCTGGGACTGGGgtaacatgacctgagctgaaggcagacactaccatctgaaccacccaggtgcccctccttcacCCATATTTCTAATAGCTGTCACTTGTTGgatacattttatcattttgatttcttATGTCCACATggctaaaaattaaaatgtaaaaatatggtGTAAAACCACCTCTGCCCTGTCCTTTTCCCTTAGTCTCTCCTCCCCAAAATAAAGGTTATCAttgtaatttatttcttatatattttttatttgttcatatacCAGTTAGGTCAAATGtaaaatttgttttacattttaatgtcaAATACATTCTGCatcttgaccttttttttttacctttttttcttcttcaatataGGGAGAGCATCCTCATCCTTTTCTCCAGCTGAgtgtgttttttgtgtgtgtgaatatattttaactatctctaattaaaagcttttggggatgcctgggtggctcagcggttcagtgtctgcctttagctcaagttgtgatcctggggcctgggatcaagtcctgcattgggctccttgcagggaacctgcttctccctctgcctatatctctgcctctctctgtgtgttgctcatgaataaataaataaaatcttaaaaaaaataaaagagtttgtGTGATTTCCTGTCTTTTGATATTATAAATGATACTGCAATGAATAATATTGTACATAAGTCATTACTCACATGTGCAGTGTTTTTATAAGATAAATTTCAAGCCCAGAGTTTATGGATAAaagactaattaaaaaaatttttaatttaaattcaatttgccaacatatagtataatacccagtgctcattcatcgtgtgcccttcttaatgcccgtcacccagttaccccaccccccacccacctccttttctgcAATCTtttgattcccagagttaggaatctctcatggtttgcaaAGACTGTAATTTTAATAAGTATCACCAAATTGCCTCTATAGCAATCCTACCAATTTTCAGTGCTCTGGCAAATTGTAAGGGCATCCCTCTCCCAAATCTCCACAAGAGTGTGGGCCTTCACCTGTTATAAATGGCATGTTATTCActgttaatttgcattttttattaatatgaatGAGGTTGAATCTCTTCTCGTGCATGTTTTCCCTCCTAATCTGTTTGTTCATGTCCCTTCACCCTATTTCTATTGCATCACCTGTAACAAATATTCAATGtgtattgatattttcaaatcttGCAAGGTACATTATCCTTAGTACTTCTCATTGTTTCTACCAATTTCTAGCAAAGAAATCATTGGAGTGGATGTTCTATGTTAAGAAAAGTATTATTACGGTGGAGTGTTTTATTTACCTGGTCAactttgatgaaaatattccCATTTGAAGAACCAGTTATGAAATATTAATGAATCTACTTTAGCTCATAAAACTTAAGATgaatagaaaatacaaagtgACATTACACAATAAGACAATTATAGTTAATATGCATAATCTTAAAGGATACATATTCATACATATTGTATACAattgtatataattttgtatatatttgcaaatatatatgcaaaaaatatatatatatatatataaaacccccaaaacaatACTACCAAtttatgacaaaaagaaataagagtgtCTGGAAAagtcctcccacccccccacccccacctacccTATGCTTTTAAAGCCTGCAGTTGGCTTTGGTCCACATTCTTCAAAGAATCCATTCCTTATTTGCTTAGATTTCTTATCAGTTGGAATGCAAAGAACAGACATCGGTTGATTTCTCCTCGAATAATCGTTCAGGCACAGCTGCTGTGCTCCTGGTTTTCCAGGTAATTATGGATCCTTTGGAAGTACCTTTTAATCTGTAATCTAGGGTTGTCACTTCTCAGGATGCCACTGTTCTGCTCTGCTTCCAGGCTCATCAGCACTTCTAGGTATTCCAGCTGTTGATGAAGTTCAGTGAGGAAATTCTCCATGTGTCTTTCCTCCCAACCCTCCAGAGAAATATTTGCCCTGAAGAGGTTGAAGATCTGCTGAAGCATCTCATGAAGAATGGCCAGTGCTTGTCCTTTCTGGTACTGGTGACAATTCACAGACTGCTGGGGAAGCAGGAAGTTTTTCCTGTGTGCTAGACACTGCTGAATGGATGATTTTTGAAATCTATTCAAGAGTTTTAAACTCTCTCTGTTTACTCTTTGTTGGAAGAAAGCCAGTTTCAATTCTAGGGAGAAGATAGTAGAAGAAGCCAACAGCACCAACACAATTTCAAAGCAATGCTTGTTAATCATACTGAAGGTCAAATATTCCAAGTATCTCTGTACAGGATTAGTAAAGCCCCAACTTTAGTAAATAGTTTGCCTCTCACGCATCTCAGATTGATCTGGAAGGTGTTGtcctttgttggttttgttttctaatgcTGTCATTACTCCAAGATTACATATTCGGTTTTCTGGTTCCCTTTCACTGTGTTTATGGGACATTTCTTCCACCTTTCCCCATTGTGTTGGCTGTTTGACAAAGTAACCAAAagaacttgtttcttttttttttaagaacttgttTCATTGTATGTGTTCCTTGACATAATTACAGACTAGTCATCCAATATGATTTTCTATTACTCTCATTATTACCTACAAAGTTTCACTCAACACAATAcactttctatatattttggtcaagcttattaaaattcttttttgagagtattttttttaaaggaatactCTTTCATGAGTAATGTTTATCAGAGGTTTAGCAGAACCTCTAGGGCActcaagggaaaaaattaaaatctatatgGACTACTAAATTTAAAACTGCAAGTAGGACTTTAAATTTACACTaacatttgagagaaagagagagggagagagagagagagggagagagagagagagggagagagagagagagaggtaagagcaggatgaggggcaagggagaagcaggcatcccaTTGGGCAGGGAGCTCTATgtaggccttgatcccaggatccagggatcatgacctgagctgaaggcagacacttaaccaagcgagccatccaggtgcccgtcaattacattttaaaaggatttttaaaatgaggaaatatttCATCTATAGTGACTCATTATCATATATTTACCCACACCTAGTTACCCTTTCTGGTTTTGTTCATTCCTTTTGGTAGCTCTAACTCTCTATTTGGTATCACTTTTCTTGAGAAACTATTCTTCTTGAATAACTTCAATAATTCTTGTATCTCAGGTCAGCTGGCAATGAATTCTCTTCGTTTTCATTTgtctgaaaaaaattctttgtcttcAGCTGGGAAATATGGTATTGCTGAGAACAGAATTCCAACTGGAGATAGTTCTTTCAATACTGTCAAGATGTTTTCCCCGTCTTTTGGCTTGCATGGTTTCCGAAGAGAAGACTTCTgtcatcttaattttatttctctgtgcaTCATATGTCTTCTTTTTCCCTAACTGCGTTTATCTCTACCATTATATTTCAGCAATTTGATGATAATGTGCctttgtgtgatttttctttttgtattttctagtaGGAATTTCTCAAGCTTCTTGAGTCTgtggttttatcattttaattaaatttggaaatgtttcagatcttattttttcaacattttttatcTCCTGGGACTCTAACTACAGATATATCAGACCCATGATCATACAGGCAATGGAGGTTCACtcaatatttttcctctttatttttaatagtttctatgGTGATGTCTTTGAGTTCactgatattatttttctttttttttgatattatttttctttaacatctTATCTGAATGTTAATCCATCTAGTATATTTATCACTATAGGTAGTatgtttttcatctctaaaagttcactttgctcttttttgatatttttcatttcttccctcaTCACgctcagtttttcttctttttgggcTTATGACATGTATTTATGATAGGTGTTCCAACCTCTTTGTCTGCTAATCCTGCCATTTGTGTTATTTCCAGGActtgtttcttgattttcttttctactgCTTATGGAtcctattttcttgtttctttacatgcctgatagctttttttttttttttttttttttttgcctgatagCTTTTGACTGGATTCAGAACACTGTAAGTTCACCACTGGGTACTGGATTTGTGAAGTCCTTCATATAGGGTTGGGCTTTGTTTAAAGACATAGTTATGAGTCTTTACGTTCtgccttcccttatattccctttcagtattatttatattccccagatgaatgagaacatataatgttggtccttctccgactgacttgcttcactcagcataataccctccagtcccatccacgttgaagcaaatggtgggtatttgtcgtttctaatagctgagtaatattccattgtatacataaaccacatcttctttatccattcatctttcgatggacaccgaggctccttccacagtttggctattgtggacattgctgctagaaacatcggggtgcagacgtc
Above is a window of Canis lupus baileyi chromosome 10, mCanLup2.hap1, whole genome shotgun sequence DNA encoding:
- the IFNE gene encoding interferon epsilon, producing MINKHCFEIVLVLLASSTIFSLELKLAFFQQRVNRESLKLLNRFQKSSIQQCLAHRKNFLLPQQSVNCHQYQKGQALAILHEMLQQIFNLFRANISLEGWEERHMENFLTELHQQLEYLEVLMSLEAEQNSGILRSDNPRLQIKRYFQRIHNYLENQEHSSCA